One stretch of Bombus affinis isolate iyBomAffi1 chromosome 4, iyBomAffi1.2, whole genome shotgun sequence DNA includes these proteins:
- the LOC126915245 gene encoding G-patch domain and KOW motifs-containing protein-like isoform X1 — protein MAEEGKKISFGFAKSIKKPVLKNAIPQEKKKVDYIECLDEKGIKVIGEEEKKDEPLIIPLLGSKTWHDRIVNKIDADIFLPKADKEKVGDASVNEAKSKLSNGKTSPIISIKKEPVEDSENKVVTLEEQAAKEIIEDLKSKNEHETKTNDLTLPLVEDESLRGKEQSTLEDYEKIPIDAFGVAMLRGMGWQPGKGIGRNEKLVAAVIPELRPKGMGLGADKVALQKKNTDSKKEKEEVKIEKGTFVKIIAGKQSNNYGQIEGFDDDAGRLIIKLALGGNIISVNEFMVQPVTKSEYSKNSKVLNTKKYEEYKDKESKGLQQKMDRKRSMSPDPKDSEDGDKSSNKRKKIGSTMHNKNKYDKVGDKKSERRKRRSESNDDSDSDSEKKRRRERSNSNRNDSYKLKRLKKSKKHKKHDCSSERSSKKHKKKDKERENVRDKKPRDYADRKKHKRRERSRSRSFSRQ, from the exons atggcagaagaaggaaagaagatttccttcggttttgcgaaatctattaagaaacctgtgttaaaaaatgctattccacaagaaaaaaagaaagttgattacattgaatgccttgatgagaaaggtattaaagtaatagg tgaggaagaaaaaaaagatgaacctctaattattccattactaggttcaaaaacctggcatgatagaattgttaataaaatagatgcagacattttccttccgaaggcagataaggaaaaggtaggagacgctagtgttaacgaggcaaaatcaaagctatctaatggaaaaacatcgccaataatatcaataaagaaagagccagttgaagatagcgaaaataaagttgttactttagaagaacAAGCGGcgaaagaaatcattgaggatcTTAAAtcaaagaatgaacatgaaactaaaacaaatgatttaaccttacctttagtagaagatgaatcattaagaggcaaagaacag tctacgttagaagattatgaaaaaattcctattgatgcttttggtgtagcaatgttgcggggaatgggatggcaaccaggaaagggaattggtagaaatgaaaa attagtagcagcagtcataccagaattacgaccaaaaggtatgggtcttggagcagacaaagtagcattgcagaagaaaaatacagattccaaaaaagaaaaggaagaagttaaaatcgagaaaggaacatttgtgaaaattatagctggaaaacaaagtaataattatggtcaaatagaaggattcgatgatgatgcaggaaggctcataataaaactagctcttggtggaaatataatatctgtaaatgaatttatggtacagccagtgactaaatcagaatattctaagaactcaaaagttctaa atacaaaaaagtatgaggaatataaggacaaggaatccaagggactccagcaaaagatggatagaaaaagatcaatgtcccctgaccccaAAGACAGTGAAGATggtgacaaaagtagtaataaaagaaagaaaatcggaagtacgatgcacaataagaacaagtatgataaagtgggggataaaaaatcagaaagacgaaaaaggcgctccgaatctaatgatgacagcgatagtgattctgaaaagaagagacggagagaaagaagtaactctaataggaacgattcttataaattaaaaagattgaaaaagtcaaagaaacataagaagcacgattgttcatctgaaagatcaagtaaaaaacataaaaagaaagacaaagaaagagaaaacgttagagataagaaacccagagattacgcagacagaaagaaacacaaaagacgagaaagatcaagatctcgatcatttagtaggcagtaa
- the LOC126915245 gene encoding G-patch domain and KOW motifs-containing protein-like isoform X5: MAEEGKKISFGFAKSIKKPVLKNAIPQEKKKVDYIECLDEKGIKVIGEEEKKDEPLIIPLLGSKTWHDRIVNKIDADIFLPKADKEKVGDASVNEAKSKLSNGKTSPIISIKKEPVEDSENKVVTLEEQAAKEIIEDLKSKNEHETKTNDLTLPLVEDESLRGKEQSTLEDYEKIPIDAFGVAMLRGMGWQPGKGIGRNEKLVAAVIPELRPKGMGLGADKVALQKKNTDSKKEKEEVKIEKGTFVKIIAGKQNTKKYEEYKDKESKGLQQKMDRKRSMSPDPKDSEDGDKSSNKRKKIGSTMHNKNKYDKVGDKKSERRKRRSESNDDSDSDSEKKRRRERSNSNRNDSYKLKRLKKSKKHKKHDCSSERSSKKHKKKDKERENVRDKKPRDYADRKKHKRRERSRSRSFSRQ; encoded by the exons atggcagaagaaggaaagaagatttccttcggttttgcgaaatctattaagaaacctgtgttaaaaaatgctattccacaagaaaaaaagaaagttgattacattgaatgccttgatgagaaaggtattaaagtaatagg tgaggaagaaaaaaaagatgaacctctaattattccattactaggttcaaaaacctggcatgatagaattgttaataaaatagatgcagacattttccttccgaaggcagataaggaaaaggtaggagacgctagtgttaacgaggcaaaatcaaagctatctaatggaaaaacatcgccaataatatcaataaagaaagagccagttgaagatagcgaaaataaagttgttactttagaagaacAAGCGGcgaaagaaatcattgaggatcTTAAAtcaaagaatgaacatgaaactaaaacaaatgatttaaccttacctttagtagaagatgaatcattaagaggcaaagaacag tctacgttagaagattatgaaaaaattcctattgatgcttttggtgtagcaatgttgcggggaatgggatggcaaccaggaaagggaattggtagaaatgaaaa attagtagcagcagtcataccagaattacgaccaaaaggtatgggtcttggagcagacaaagtagcattgcagaagaaaaatacagattccaaaaaagaaaaggaagaagttaaaatcgagaaaggaacatttgtgaaaattatagctggaaaacaaa atacaaaaaagtatgaggaatataaggacaaggaatccaagggactccagcaaaagatggatagaaaaagatcaatgtcccctgaccccaAAGACAGTGAAGATggtgacaaaagtagtaataaaagaaagaaaatcggaagtacgatgcacaataagaacaagtatgataaagtgggggataaaaaatcagaaagacgaaaaaggcgctccgaatctaatgatgacagcgatagtgattctgaaaagaagagacggagagaaagaagtaactctaataggaacgattcttataaattaaaaagattgaaaaagtcaaagaaacataagaagcacgattgttcatctgaaagatcaagtaaaaaacataaaaagaaagacaaagaaagagaaaacgttagagataagaaacccagagattacgcagacagaaagaaacacaaaagacgagaaagatcaagatctcgatcatttagtaggcagtaa
- the LOC126915245 gene encoding G-patch domain and KOW motifs-containing protein-like isoform X6, with protein sequence MAEEGKKISFGFAKSIKKPVLKNAIPQEKKKVDYIECLDEKGIKVIGEEEKKDEPLIIPLLGSKTWHDRIVNKIDADIFLPKADKEKVGDASVNEAKSKLSNGKTSPIISIKKEPVEDSENKVVTLEEQAAKEIIEDLKSKNEHETKTNDLTLPLVEDESLRGKEQSTLEDYEKIPIDAFGVAMLRGMGWQPGKGIGRNEKLVAAVIPELRPKGMGLGADKVALQKKNTDSKKEKEEVKIEKGTFVKIIAGKQSNNYGQIEGFDDDAGRLIIKLALGGNIISVNEFMIQKSMRNIRTRNPRDSSKRWIEKDQCPLTPKTVKMVTKVVIKERKSEVRCTIRTSMIKWGIKNQKDEKGAPNLMMTAIVILKRRDGEKEVTLIGTILIN encoded by the exons atggcagaagaaggaaagaagatttccttcggttttgcgaaatctattaagaaacctgtgttaaaaaatgctattccacaagaaaaaaagaaagttgattacattgaatgccttgatgagaaaggtattaaagtaatagg tgaggaagaaaaaaaagatgaacctctaattattccattactaggttcaaaaacctggcatgatagaattgttaataaaatagatgcagacattttccttccgaaggcagataaggaaaaggtaggagacgctagtgttaacgaggcaaaatcaaagctatctaatggaaaaacatcgccaataatatcaataaagaaagagccagttgaagatagcgaaaataaagttgttactttagaagaacAAGCGGcgaaagaaatcattgaggatcTTAAAtcaaagaatgaacatgaaactaaaacaaatgatttaaccttacctttagtagaagatgaatcattaagaggcaaagaacag tctacgttagaagattatgaaaaaattcctattgatgcttttggtgtagcaatgttgcggggaatgggatggcaaccaggaaagggaattggtagaaatgaaaa attagtagcagcagtcataccagaattacgaccaaaaggtatgggtcttggagcagacaaagtagcattgcagaagaaaaatacagattccaaaaaagaaaaggaagaagttaaaatcgagaaaggaacatttgtgaaaattatagctggaaaacaaagtaataattatggtcaaatagaaggattcgatgatgatgcaggaaggctcataataaaactagctcttggtggaaatataatatctgtaaatgaatttatg atacaaaaaagtatgaggaatataaggacaaggaatccaagggactccagcaaaagatggatagaaaaagatcaatgtcccctgaccccaAAGACAGTGAAGATggtgacaaaagtagtaataaaagaaagaaaatcggaagtacgatgcacaataagaacaagtatgataaagtgggggataaaaaatcagaaagacgaaaaaggcgctccgaatctaatgatgacagcgatagtgattctgaaaagaagagacggagagaaagaagtaactctaataggaacgattcttataaattaa
- the LOC126915244 gene encoding uncharacterized protein LOC126915244, whose amino-acid sequence MRLLLFQISPLLCLLTEIDAAGIGKAWQILPYATDSWNNPSWPRLDSSAFEVRSVSGVGHLNPFETAQSNLKADQSKFIESNTVATSKPHSVFNQKYLDRFEPTFEEPYDRYESRGETNNAEHRDKIFKAGLAMTVLRPEEDKDSTKATADEATETVSRVRRDTENETRLEQISSNKNVREVRLSSAENWSTQPLSIEFPYRSNLDQTMHQTADGEELANARGYHAPRADFVTSQHRRSYEQREARDMPVTRGYDDYDVPWYRSAIRDRDYDPLSYRRGYSYYYPDRYRMERDYYMRVPNDYSYYYDRYRDEDLDLYGRSRPTPKPKRIIYYATLPEIVRKPVDLRNYPRPYDGTRTPVSRDGSYKRIPGNVDPSRYRYRNLYDGYDNYSKRSSFVERPYPYPEDEGRRKVTLDTFRNNDPYDQNNERKLANQISMRNEGKLPWPVQIATEVSVKDDERIPGRKIFGETNGYERFQSAQLQKAPDATGSSELQSDN is encoded by the coding sequence atgcggctgcttctgttccaaatatctccgttactgtgcctgttgacggaaatcgacgcggctgggatcggtaaagcatggcagatcctgccatacgcgaccgattcctggaataacccatcatggccacggctcgactcttccgcgttcgaagttcgcagcgtgagcggggttggtcatctcaatcccttcGAAACCGCTCAAAGTAACCTAAAAGCCGACCAATCGAAATTTATCGAATCCAACACTGTTGCAACATCCAAACCACACTCTGTGTTCAACCAGAAATACCTTGATCGATTCGAACCTACGTTCGAAGAGCCCTACGACCGATACGAAAGTCGTGGCGAAACGAATAACGCAGAGCACCGGGACAAGATATTTAAAGCGGGCCTAGCGATGACTGTCCTCCGTCCAGAAGAAGACAAAGATTCGACGAAGGCTACTGCGGATGAAGCAACGGAGACCGTGTCGAGGGTTCGTCGCGATACAGAGAACGAGACGAGGCTGGAACAAATATCGAGCAATAAGAACGTCCGAGAAGTACGTCTAAGCTCCGCAGAAAATTGGTCCACTCAACCATTGTCTATAGAGTTTCCCTACAGAAGTAACCTGGACCAGACAATGCACCAAACGGCAGACGGCGAAGAATTAGCAAACGCAAGAGGTTACCACGCTCCAAGAGCCGATTTCGTGACCAGCCAGCACAGGAGAAGTTACGAACAACGAGAAGCACGAGATATGCCAGTTACGAGAGGATACGACGACTATGACGTCCCGTGGTACAGAAGCGCTATCAGGGATCGAGACTACGATCCTTTATCTTACCGCCGTGGGTACAGTTACTATTACCCGGATCGTTACAGGATGGAAAGAGACTATTACATGCGCGTTCCCAACGATTATTCTTATTATTACGATCGGTACAGAGACGAGGACTTGGATCTATATGGTCGTAGTAGACCCACGCCCAAACCCAAAAGGATCATCTATTATGCCACCTTGCCGGAAATAGTAAGAAAGCCTGTGGATCTGAGAAATTATCCTAGACCCTATGATGGAACTAGAACGCCAGTTTCTAGGGATGGAAGCTACAAACGTATTCCAGGGAACGTTGACCCTAGTAGATATCGATATAGAAACCTTTACGATGGTTATGACAACTATTCGAAAAGGTCGAGCTTCGTCGAGAGGCCTTATCCTTATCCCGAAGACGAGGGTCGTCGCAAAGTGACGCTGGACACCTTTCGAAACAACGATCCGTATGATCAGAATAACGAGAGGAAATTAGCTAATCAGATTTCGATGAGAAACGAGGGCAAATTGCCTTGGCCAGTGCAGATCGCGACAGAAGTGAGCGTGAAGGACGACGAGAGAATCCCTGGAAGGAAGATCTTTGGGGAGACTAACGGATACGAGAGATTCCAGAGCGCACAGTTGCAGAAGGCACCGGATGCGACTGGATCGAGCGAGCTACAGAGCGACAATTGA
- the LOC126915245 gene encoding G-patch domain and KOW motifs-containing protein-like isoform X12, whose amino-acid sequence MAEEGKKISFGFAKSIKKPVLKNAIPQEKKKVDYIECLDEKGIKVIGEEEKKDEPLIIPLLGSKTWHDRIVNKIDADIFLPKADKEKVGDASVNEAKSKLSNGKTSPIISIKKEPVEDSENKVVTLEEQAAKEIIEDLKSKNEHETKTNDLTLPLVEDESLRGKEQSTLEDYEKIPIDAFGVAMLRGMGWQPGKGIGRNEKLVAAVIPELRPKGMGLGADKVALQKKNTDSKKEKEEVKIEKGTFVKIIAGKQSNNYGQIEGFDDDAGRLIIKLALGGNIISVNEFMVQPVTKSEYSKNSKVLTLSILWG is encoded by the exons atggcagaagaaggaaagaagatttccttcggttttgcgaaatctattaagaaacctgtgttaaaaaatgctattccacaagaaaaaaagaaagttgattacattgaatgccttgatgagaaaggtattaaagtaatagg tgaggaagaaaaaaaagatgaacctctaattattccattactaggttcaaaaacctggcatgatagaattgttaataaaatagatgcagacattttccttccgaaggcagataaggaaaaggtaggagacgctagtgttaacgaggcaaaatcaaagctatctaatggaaaaacatcgccaataatatcaataaagaaagagccagttgaagatagcgaaaataaagttgttactttagaagaacAAGCGGcgaaagaaatcattgaggatcTTAAAtcaaagaatgaacatgaaactaaaacaaatgatttaaccttacctttagtagaagatgaatcattaagaggcaaagaacag tctacgttagaagattatgaaaaaattcctattgatgcttttggtgtagcaatgttgcggggaatgggatggcaaccaggaaagggaattggtagaaatgaaaa attagtagcagcagtcataccagaattacgaccaaaaggtatgggtcttggagcagacaaagtagcattgcagaagaaaaatacagattccaaaaaagaaaaggaagaagttaaaatcgagaaaggaacatttgtgaaaattatagctggaaaacaaagtaataattatggtcaaatagaaggattcgatgatgatgcaggaaggctcataataaaactagctcttggtggaaatataatatctgtaaatgaatttatggtacagccagtgactaaatcagaatattctaagaactcaaaagttctaa
- the LOC126915245 gene encoding G-patch domain and KOW motifs-containing protein-like isoform X8, protein MAEEGKKISFGFAKSIKKPVLKNAIPQEKKKVDYIECLDEKGIKVIGEEEKKDEPLIIPLLGSKTWHDRIVNKIDADIFLPKADKEKVGDASVNEAKSKLSNGKTSPIISIKKEPVEDSENKVVTLEEQAAKEIIEDLKSKNEHETKTNDLTLPLVEDESLRGKEQSTLEDYEKIPIDAFGVAMLRGMGWQPGKGIGRNEKLVAAVIPELRPKGMGLGADKVALQKKNTDSKKEKEEVKIEKGTFVKIIAGKQSNNYGQIEGFDDDAGRLIIKLALGGNIISIQKSMRNIRTRNPRDSSKRWIEKDQCPLTPKTVKMVTKVVIKERKSEVRCTIRTSMIKWGIKNQKDEKGAPNLMMTAIVILKRRDGEKEVTLIGTILIN, encoded by the exons atggcagaagaaggaaagaagatttccttcggttttgcgaaatctattaagaaacctgtgttaaaaaatgctattccacaagaaaaaaagaaagttgattacattgaatgccttgatgagaaaggtattaaagtaatagg tgaggaagaaaaaaaagatgaacctctaattattccattactaggttcaaaaacctggcatgatagaattgttaataaaatagatgcagacattttccttccgaaggcagataaggaaaaggtaggagacgctagtgttaacgaggcaaaatcaaagctatctaatggaaaaacatcgccaataatatcaataaagaaagagccagttgaagatagcgaaaataaagttgttactttagaagaacAAGCGGcgaaagaaatcattgaggatcTTAAAtcaaagaatgaacatgaaactaaaacaaatgatttaaccttacctttagtagaagatgaatcattaagaggcaaagaacag tctacgttagaagattatgaaaaaattcctattgatgcttttggtgtagcaatgttgcggggaatgggatggcaaccaggaaagggaattggtagaaatgaaaa attagtagcagcagtcataccagaattacgaccaaaaggtatgggtcttggagcagacaaagtagcattgcagaagaaaaatacagattccaaaaaagaaaaggaagaagttaaaatcgagaaaggaacatttgtgaaaattatagctggaaaacaaagtaataattatggtcaaatagaaggattcgatgatgatgcaggaaggctcataataaaactagctcttggtggaaatataatatct atacaaaaaagtatgaggaatataaggacaaggaatccaagggactccagcaaaagatggatagaaaaagatcaatgtcccctgaccccaAAGACAGTGAAGATggtgacaaaagtagtaataaaagaaagaaaatcggaagtacgatgcacaataagaacaagtatgataaagtgggggataaaaaatcagaaagacgaaaaaggcgctccgaatctaatgatgacagcgatagtgattctgaaaagaagagacggagagaaagaagtaactctaataggaacgattcttataaattaa